A single genomic interval of Vanessa atalanta chromosome 12, ilVanAtal1.2, whole genome shotgun sequence harbors:
- the LOC125067797 gene encoding lon protease homolog, mitochondrial isoform X2: MHTASAIVRNTVLFNPALRKSIQISRNVTKIASHLHLRPAEKALINSIKPYGTRNTQICSHNNDFLLMNSFCNRRQYSTGNKNDPEEDEPIVDVKEETPLFSSQLPATVAVPEVWPQVPVIAINRNPVFPRFIKLIEISNPALIDLIRRKVKLNQPYIGIFLRKKEDEKSDVVSNLDDLHQVGVFAQIHEMQDMDYKLRLVVMAHRRIKITGQFVEDEVETGPAESDAERRRRKHRNSRRQRNDSDSEGEKETKKTPPDQVMMVKVENLMHEKFQQNEEVKALTQEIIKTIRDIINMNPLYRESLHHMLAQGQRVVDNPVYLSDLGASLTGAEPHELQAVLEEMDIPKRLMMSLSLLKKEYELSKLQQKIGKEVEEKVKQQHRKYILHEQLKVIKKELGLEKDDKDAIGDKFRERLADKKVPQAVQTVIDEELNKLNFLESHSSEFNVTRCYLDWLTSLPWGVTSEENLKLEEAQVILDEDHYGMEDIKKRILEFIAVSQLKGSTQGKILCFHGPPGVGKTSIARSIARALNRQYFRFSVGGMTDVAEIKGHRRTYVGAMPGKLVQCLKKTGTENPLVLIDEVDKIGKGVHGDPSSALLELLDPEQNANFLDHYLDVAVDLSRVLFICTANVVDLIPEPLRDRMELIDMSGYVAEEKLAIAQQYLVPTARRNCGLADAQLELTPAALHALIRSYCRESGVRNLQKHIEKIARKVAYKIVKQESDKMVVTDSNLSELVGKPTFKHDRMYDQTPPGVIMGLAWTAMGGSTLYIETAIRNPMKEDKPTPGTLELTGHLGDVMKESARIALTVARNYLAEYYPENNFLNTSQLHLHVPEGATPKDGPSAGVTVASALLSLALRRPARARVAMTGELSLTGRVLPVGGIKEKIIAAKRVGVTCVILPEENRRDFDDLPSFIKEEIDVHFVSDYEEVFKIAFEDEKRRVGELQ, translated from the exons ATGCACACTGCGAGTGCGATAGTGAGGAACACAGTCCTTTTTAACCCGGCCTTAAGAAAGTCAATTCAAATATCTCGCAATGTAACAAAAATTGCATCACATTTACACCTCAGGCCGGCAGAAAAGGCATTAATAAACAGTATAAAACCCTATGGAACAAGAAATACTCAAATTTGTAGTCACAACAATGATTTTCTACTTATGAATTCA tttTGTAACCGAAGACAATATTCGACTGGCAATAAAAATGATCCAGAAGAGGATGAGCCTATTGTGGATGTCAAGGAAGAGACCCCACTGTTTTCCAGCCAGTTGCCAGCAACGGTAGCAGTGCCAGAAGTTTGGCCTCAGGTTCCAGTCATAGCTATAAATAGAAATCCAGTCTTCCCaagatttataaagttaatagaA aTCTCAAACCCCGCTCTTATAGATTTAATAAGAagaaaagtgaaattaaatcagCCCTACATTGGTATATTCTTACGTAAAAAGGAAGATGAGAAATCTGACGTTGTTTCAAATTTAGATGACTTACATCAAGTTGGTGTGTTCGCACAAATCCATGAAATGCAAGACATGGACTATAAGTTACGTCTAGTTGTCATGGCACATCGTCGGATAAAGATAACAGGCCAGTTTGTTGAGGATGAAGTTGAAACGGGACCAGCTG AATCAGATGCAGAGAGACGAAGACGGAAGCATCGCAATTCGAGACGACAACGCAACGACTCCGATTCGGAGGGGGAGAAGGAGACGAAGAAAACTCCACCCGATCAAGTCATGATGGTCAAAGTTGAGAATTTAATGCACGAAAAGTTCCAGCAGAACGAGGAGGTGAAAGCGCTCACACAGGAAATTATCAAGACCATCCGGGACATCATCAACATGAATCCACTCTACAG GGAGTCGCTGCACCACATGCTGGCGCAGGGGCAGCGCGTGGTGGACAACCCGGTGTACCTCAGCGACCTGGGCGCCTCGCTCACGGGCGCCGAGCCGCACGAGCTGCAGGCCGTGCTCGAGGAGATGGAC atACCAAAACGTCTGATGATGTCATTATCGCTGCTGAAGAAAGAATACGAACTGTCGAAGTTGCAACAGAAGATAGGCAAGGAAGTTGAAGAGAAAGTCAAACAGCAGCACCGCAAATATATACTCCATGAACAGCTAAAG gtCATAAAAAAGGAGCTCGGTCTAGAAAAAGACGATAAAGATGCCATCGGTGATAAGTTTCGAGAGCGTCTCGCGGACAAAAAAGTCCCGCAAGCCGTACAGACGGTCATAGACGAGGAACTCAACAAGCTCAACTTCCTGGAGAGCCACAGCTCGGAGTTCAA tGTTACACGGTGCTACCTCGACTGGCTGACCTCCTTACCATGGGGGGTGACATCCGAAGAGAACCTTAAACTAGAAGAGGCTCAAGTTATCCTCGACGAAGATCATTACGGAATGGAGGATATCAAGAAGAGGATATTGGAGTTCATTGCCGTGTCACAGCTTAAGGGGAGTACTCAGGGAAAGATACTATGCTTCCATGGACCACCTGGTGTTGGAAAAACTAGTatag ctCGTTCAATCGCCAGAGCCCTCAACAGGCAGTACTTCAGATTCTCGGTGGGAGGGATGACAGACGTTGCCGAGATAAAAGGCCACAGACGGACCTATGTGGGCGCCATGCCGGGGAAACTTGTACAGTGCCTGAAGAAGACTGGCACGGAGAACCCTCTCGTACTCATCGATGAAGTGGACAAAATTGGAAA AGGCGTCCACGGCGATCCATCGTCAGCTCTCCTGGAACTCCTGGACCCGGAACAGAACGCCAACTTCCTAGATCACTACCTGGACGTGGCCGTCGACCTGTCCCGCGTGCTGTTCATATGCACGGCCAACGTGGTCGACCTCATCCCGGAGCCGCTGCGCGACAGGATGGAGCTCATCGACATGTCCG GGTACGTGGCGGAGGAGAAGCTGGCGATCGCGCAGCAGTACCTGGTGCCGACGGCGCGCCGCAACTGCGGGCTGGCCGACGCGCAGCTCGAGCTCACGCCCGCCGCGCTGCACGCGCTCATCCGGTCCTACTGCCGCGAGAGCGGCGTGCGCAACCTGCAGAAGCACATCGAGAAG ATTGCTCGTAAAGTAGCGTATAAGATAGTGAAGCAAGAATCTGATAAGATGGTGGTGACTGACAGTAATTTATCCGAGCTGGTCGGGAAGCCGACCTTCAAGCACGACCGCATGTACGACCAGACGCCACCAGGCGTAATCATGGGACTTGCCTGGACGGCTATGG GTGGCAGCACGCTGTACATAGAGACGGCGATCCGCAACCCGATGAAGGAGGACAAGCCGACCCCCGGCACGCTGGAGCTGACGGGCCACCTCGGGGACGTCATGAAGGAGTCCGCCCGGATAGCGCTCACCGTCGCCAGGAACTACCTCGCCGAGTACTATCCCGAGAACAACTTCCTAAACACCAG CCAGCTGCACCTGCACGTGCCCGAGGGCGCCACGCCCAAGGACGGCCCGTCGGCCGGCGTGACGGTGGCCAGCGCGCTGCTGTCGCTGGCGCTGCGGCGGccggcgcgcgcgcgcgtgGCCATGACGGGCGAGCTGTCGCTCACGGGCCGCGTGCTGCCCGTCGGCGGCATCAAGGAGAAGATCATCGCG GCGAAGCGAGTGGGAGTCACGTGCGTCATATTGCCGGAGGAGAACCGGCGAGATTTCGACGACCTACCCTCGTTCATCAAAGAGGAAATCGACGTTCACTTCGTCAGCGACTACGAAGAGGTGTTCAAGATCGCCTTCGAAGACGAAAAG AGAAGAGTTGGTGAATTGCAGTAA
- the LOC125067798 gene encoding conserved oligomeric Golgi complex subunit 5 has protein sequence MEAIDVCVEIENDEFYSKFLVDSVKPLVGENISVTEQVTKLTQGIDKLTKNLETQVLAKHNDLLTQASNISDLETMLASVRSQVQVLLQRAEKIKERVHTPFYELESQTVMLERVQVTCNLLRHAAKILTLWSKLSSVKDNPSKEAMILFELNELIGDYDFEGIALLEDVLKQVDHQRKELLRNSTELLQSSLLVGDKTKLLQCFKVFHNLQCTEEQIKSTVNCILKDTRKEIGIALNVQMVSIEIKKTSSGRSAPGKANIMNAQDFKIKLWDNIDKLFKVDIYNSCMKVIMLQNVVNELHAIGNFKNIARSFWNELSIIFSNELEKSSSTVNQSVEIDFPKLLKCFNDLLSRLKCKNLEMNRSCLTKWENSFLSKSLGKLLEPVRSMWHLNQVPTMDQIDNAIRVIAEALSISLGDKHLSISLANSVAKSIKQMNVEAEQRLSMESDVAQIIEAPTSSQQKNADLCNSLHYFSSQIKRVLANMNSMLPQESVQIVQNSLKDISSLPVLNLFAESIKNSLYLILVTMHDEPDLTRADDPNNKNISCSPYMKELQHFVSRCKEIYLSLFTEKTALNQCCIDISKSCIERFVQHVCNVRPLSKYGRAKLQADCKHLEISLSPLVNDVTELGDHYRQLKALSLLLEKTPQEVAKSQHEGASLPYSLVMMFLFSHAGPQLLAPHTCAGWNIQKLIQWLDSHKNERDRLEFVAGSLQRYQNHIRQNQITTYDEVYPVLLQLLEDGRKVLKK, from the coding sequence ATGGAGGCTATAGACGTGTGTGTCGAAATAGAGAATGATGAGTTCTATAGCAAGTTTCTAGTAGATTCAGTTAAGCCTCTGGTAGGTGAGAATATATCTGTCACCGAACAAGTAACTAAGCTGACCCAAGGCATCGATAAGTTAACAAAAAACTTAGAGACACAGGTTCTTGCTAAGCACAATGATCTCCTTACCCAAGCTAGCAATATATCAGATCTAGAAACCATGTTAGCATCAGTACGTTCCCAAGTGCAAGTTTTACTGCAAAGGGCTGAAAAAATCAAAGAACGAGTCCATACTCCATTTTACGAGTTAGAAAGTCAAACGGTAATGCTTGAACGTGTACAAGTTACATGTAATTTACTTAGACATGCAGCTAAAATACTCACTCTGTGGAGCAAACTCAGTTCAGTAAAAGACAACCCATCTAAAGAAgctatgattttatttgaactaAATGAATTAATAGGTGACTATGACTTTGAAGGGATAGCTTTACTTGAAGATGTTTTGAAACAAGTTGACCATCAGAGAAaagaattattaagaaattcaaCAGAATTATTACAGTCCAGTTTGTTGGTTGGTGACAAGACAAAATTACTTCAATGTTTCAAAGTATTTCACAATTTACAATGCACCGAGGAACAAATAAAAAGCACAGTAAATTGTATACTAAAAGATACAAGAAAGGAAATTGGCATTGCACTCAATGTCCAAATGGtatctatagaaataaaaaaaacaagttcaGGTCGTTCTGCACCCGGTAAagcaaatattatgaatgcacaagatttcaaaattaaactgtGGGACAACATTGATAAGCTCTTTAAAGTTGATATTTACAACAGTTGCATGAAAGTAATAATGCTGCAGAATGTTGTGAATGAACTTCATGCTATTGGTAATTTCAAAAACATTGCAAGGAGCTTTTGGAACGAGCTTTCAATAATTTTCAGCAACGAGTTAGAAAAGAGTTCCTCAACAGTAAATCAGTCTGTTGAGATTGATTTTCCAAAACTTTTAAAGTGTTTTAATGATTTACTCTCGAGgttgaaatgtaaaaatttgGAAATGAATCGTTCCTGCTTGACTAAATGGGAGAATTCGTTTTTGTCAAAATCCTTAGGTAAGCTACTTGAACCAGTGAGAAGTATGTGGCACCTAAACCAGGTGCCCACTATGGATCAAATAGATAACGCAATAAGAGTTATAGCAGAAGCTCTGAGTATATCACTCGGTGATAAGCACTTAAGCATAAGTTTAGCTAATAGTGTAGCTAAAAGTATCAAACAAATGAACGTAGAAGCAGAACAAAGATTGTCAATGGAAAGTGATGTTGCCCAAATTATAGAGGCACCAACAAGCTCACAACAGAAAAATGCTGATCTTTGCAATTCATTACACTATTTCTCGTCACAAATTAAGCGAGTCCTTGCAAATATGAATTCCATGTTACCACAGGAAAGTGTACAAATAGTCCAGAACAGTTTGAAAGATATTTCAAGTTTACCAGTACTCAATCTATTTGCTGAATCTATCAAGAACTCTCTCTACCTTATTCTCGTCACTATGCATGATGAACCAGATTTAACTAGAGCTGATGATccaaataataagaatatatcaTGTTCCCCCTACATGAAAGAATTGCAACACTTTGTATCCAGGTGTAAagagatttatttatctttgtttacTGAGAAAACAGCACTGAATCAGTGTTGCATCGACATTTCAAAATCCTGCATTGAAAGATTTGTTCAACATGTGTGTAATGTCAGACCATTGAGTAAGTATGGTCGTGCTAAACTTCAGGCAGACTGTAAACATTTGGAAATTTCATTGTCACCATTGGTAAACGATGTGACAGAGTTGGGCGATCATTATCGCCAATTGAAAGCATTAAGTCTGCTTTTAGAAAAGACACCTCAAGAAGTTGCTAAAAGTCAGCACGAAGGAGCATCCTTGCCATACTCTTTAGTGATGATGTTTCTATTCTCCCATGCGGGTCCTCAGCTGTTAGCCCCTCACACATGTGCCGGATGGAATATACAGAAATTGATTCAATGGTTAGATTCACATAAAAATGAGAGAGACAGGCTTGAATTTGTAGCGGGTTCTCTGCAAAGATATCAAAATCACATTCGACAGAACCAGATCACCACATATGATGAGGTGTACCCAGTGTTACTACAACTTCTTGAAGATGGTAGAAAAGttttgaagaaataa
- the LOC125067797 gene encoding lon protease homolog, mitochondrial isoform X1 gives MHTASAIVRNTVLFNPALRKSIQISRNVTKIASHLHLRPAEKALINSIKPYGTRNTQICSHNNDFLLMNSFCNRRQYSTGNKNDPEEDEPIVDVKEETPLFSSQLPATVAVPEVWPQVPVIAINRNPVFPRFIKLIEISNPALIDLIRRKVKLNQPYIGIFLRKKEDEKSDVVSNLDDLHQVGVFAQIHEMQDMDYKLRLVVMAHRRIKITGQFVEDEVETGPAEMKLKFPVFNVEFNVTREESDAERRRRKHRNSRRQRNDSDSEGEKETKKTPPDQVMMVKVENLMHEKFQQNEEVKALTQEIIKTIRDIINMNPLYRESLHHMLAQGQRVVDNPVYLSDLGASLTGAEPHELQAVLEEMDIPKRLMMSLSLLKKEYELSKLQQKIGKEVEEKVKQQHRKYILHEQLKVIKKELGLEKDDKDAIGDKFRERLADKKVPQAVQTVIDEELNKLNFLESHSSEFNVTRCYLDWLTSLPWGVTSEENLKLEEAQVILDEDHYGMEDIKKRILEFIAVSQLKGSTQGKILCFHGPPGVGKTSIARSIARALNRQYFRFSVGGMTDVAEIKGHRRTYVGAMPGKLVQCLKKTGTENPLVLIDEVDKIGKGVHGDPSSALLELLDPEQNANFLDHYLDVAVDLSRVLFICTANVVDLIPEPLRDRMELIDMSGYVAEEKLAIAQQYLVPTARRNCGLADAQLELTPAALHALIRSYCRESGVRNLQKHIEKIARKVAYKIVKQESDKMVVTDSNLSELVGKPTFKHDRMYDQTPPGVIMGLAWTAMGGSTLYIETAIRNPMKEDKPTPGTLELTGHLGDVMKESARIALTVARNYLAEYYPENNFLNTSQLHLHVPEGATPKDGPSAGVTVASALLSLALRRPARARVAMTGELSLTGRVLPVGGIKEKIIAAKRVGVTCVILPEENRRDFDDLPSFIKEEIDVHFVSDYEEVFKIAFEDEKRRVGELQ, from the exons ATGCACACTGCGAGTGCGATAGTGAGGAACACAGTCCTTTTTAACCCGGCCTTAAGAAAGTCAATTCAAATATCTCGCAATGTAACAAAAATTGCATCACATTTACACCTCAGGCCGGCAGAAAAGGCATTAATAAACAGTATAAAACCCTATGGAACAAGAAATACTCAAATTTGTAGTCACAACAATGATTTTCTACTTATGAATTCA tttTGTAACCGAAGACAATATTCGACTGGCAATAAAAATGATCCAGAAGAGGATGAGCCTATTGTGGATGTCAAGGAAGAGACCCCACTGTTTTCCAGCCAGTTGCCAGCAACGGTAGCAGTGCCAGAAGTTTGGCCTCAGGTTCCAGTCATAGCTATAAATAGAAATCCAGTCTTCCCaagatttataaagttaatagaA aTCTCAAACCCCGCTCTTATAGATTTAATAAGAagaaaagtgaaattaaatcagCCCTACATTGGTATATTCTTACGTAAAAAGGAAGATGAGAAATCTGACGTTGTTTCAAATTTAGATGACTTACATCAAGTTGGTGTGTTCGCACAAATCCATGAAATGCAAGACATGGACTATAAGTTACGTCTAGTTGTCATGGCACATCGTCGGATAAAGATAACAGGCCAGTTTGTTGAGGATGAAGTTGAAACGGGACCAGCTG aaaTGAAGCTTAAGTTTCCGGTATTTAACGTCGAATTTAACGTTACCCGTGAAGAATCAGATGCAGAGAGACGAAGACGGAAGCATCGCAATTCGAGACGACAACGCAACGACTCCGATTCGGAGGGGGAGAAGGAGACGAAGAAAACTCCACCCGATCAAGTCATGATGGTCAAAGTTGAGAATTTAATGCACGAAAAGTTCCAGCAGAACGAGGAGGTGAAAGCGCTCACACAGGAAATTATCAAGACCATCCGGGACATCATCAACATGAATCCACTCTACAG GGAGTCGCTGCACCACATGCTGGCGCAGGGGCAGCGCGTGGTGGACAACCCGGTGTACCTCAGCGACCTGGGCGCCTCGCTCACGGGCGCCGAGCCGCACGAGCTGCAGGCCGTGCTCGAGGAGATGGAC atACCAAAACGTCTGATGATGTCATTATCGCTGCTGAAGAAAGAATACGAACTGTCGAAGTTGCAACAGAAGATAGGCAAGGAAGTTGAAGAGAAAGTCAAACAGCAGCACCGCAAATATATACTCCATGAACAGCTAAAG gtCATAAAAAAGGAGCTCGGTCTAGAAAAAGACGATAAAGATGCCATCGGTGATAAGTTTCGAGAGCGTCTCGCGGACAAAAAAGTCCCGCAAGCCGTACAGACGGTCATAGACGAGGAACTCAACAAGCTCAACTTCCTGGAGAGCCACAGCTCGGAGTTCAA tGTTACACGGTGCTACCTCGACTGGCTGACCTCCTTACCATGGGGGGTGACATCCGAAGAGAACCTTAAACTAGAAGAGGCTCAAGTTATCCTCGACGAAGATCATTACGGAATGGAGGATATCAAGAAGAGGATATTGGAGTTCATTGCCGTGTCACAGCTTAAGGGGAGTACTCAGGGAAAGATACTATGCTTCCATGGACCACCTGGTGTTGGAAAAACTAGTatag ctCGTTCAATCGCCAGAGCCCTCAACAGGCAGTACTTCAGATTCTCGGTGGGAGGGATGACAGACGTTGCCGAGATAAAAGGCCACAGACGGACCTATGTGGGCGCCATGCCGGGGAAACTTGTACAGTGCCTGAAGAAGACTGGCACGGAGAACCCTCTCGTACTCATCGATGAAGTGGACAAAATTGGAAA AGGCGTCCACGGCGATCCATCGTCAGCTCTCCTGGAACTCCTGGACCCGGAACAGAACGCCAACTTCCTAGATCACTACCTGGACGTGGCCGTCGACCTGTCCCGCGTGCTGTTCATATGCACGGCCAACGTGGTCGACCTCATCCCGGAGCCGCTGCGCGACAGGATGGAGCTCATCGACATGTCCG GGTACGTGGCGGAGGAGAAGCTGGCGATCGCGCAGCAGTACCTGGTGCCGACGGCGCGCCGCAACTGCGGGCTGGCCGACGCGCAGCTCGAGCTCACGCCCGCCGCGCTGCACGCGCTCATCCGGTCCTACTGCCGCGAGAGCGGCGTGCGCAACCTGCAGAAGCACATCGAGAAG ATTGCTCGTAAAGTAGCGTATAAGATAGTGAAGCAAGAATCTGATAAGATGGTGGTGACTGACAGTAATTTATCCGAGCTGGTCGGGAAGCCGACCTTCAAGCACGACCGCATGTACGACCAGACGCCACCAGGCGTAATCATGGGACTTGCCTGGACGGCTATGG GTGGCAGCACGCTGTACATAGAGACGGCGATCCGCAACCCGATGAAGGAGGACAAGCCGACCCCCGGCACGCTGGAGCTGACGGGCCACCTCGGGGACGTCATGAAGGAGTCCGCCCGGATAGCGCTCACCGTCGCCAGGAACTACCTCGCCGAGTACTATCCCGAGAACAACTTCCTAAACACCAG CCAGCTGCACCTGCACGTGCCCGAGGGCGCCACGCCCAAGGACGGCCCGTCGGCCGGCGTGACGGTGGCCAGCGCGCTGCTGTCGCTGGCGCTGCGGCGGccggcgcgcgcgcgcgtgGCCATGACGGGCGAGCTGTCGCTCACGGGCCGCGTGCTGCCCGTCGGCGGCATCAAGGAGAAGATCATCGCG GCGAAGCGAGTGGGAGTCACGTGCGTCATATTGCCGGAGGAGAACCGGCGAGATTTCGACGACCTACCCTCGTTCATCAAAGAGGAAATCGACGTTCACTTCGTCAGCGACTACGAAGAGGTGTTCAAGATCGCCTTCGAAGACGAAAAG AGAAGAGTTGGTGAATTGCAGTAA